From Halobacillus sp. Marseille-Q1614, the proteins below share one genomic window:
- the cyoE gene encoding heme o synthase yields the protein MDNPRTVDSAATQVMNSTVRDTSLLADIKSLIKVGIINSNLITTFTGFWLAVYFTGASFIDQWVTFLLTMIGTALVIAGGCILNNWYDRDIDQLMERTVKRPTVTGSIPINVIKWMGIGVTVTGLIILAFTTLTAALIGAFGWFVYVVLYTMWTKRKYTINTVVGSFSGAVPPLIGWAAIDPGLQLEALILFLIMFIWQTPHFLALAMKKRDDYKAAGIPMLPVVHGFEMTKRQIVVYVACLLPLPIYLASLGSIFLTIAIALSAGWLVLGIAGFFMKNDEKWATWMFVYSLNYLTILFLTMVLVTLPFPY from the coding sequence ATGGATAATCCTAGAACAGTTGATTCTGCAGCTACACAAGTAATGAACTCAACTGTCCGTGATACCTCGCTACTAGCTGATATTAAAAGTCTTATTAAAGTAGGCATTATAAATTCGAATCTCATTACTACTTTTACCGGCTTTTGGCTGGCTGTTTATTTTACAGGGGCCAGCTTTATTGATCAGTGGGTAACCTTCTTACTGACTATGATTGGGACCGCTTTGGTCATTGCAGGCGGCTGCATTCTAAATAACTGGTATGACCGGGATATTGACCAGCTGATGGAGAGAACAGTAAAGCGTCCAACCGTGACAGGATCCATTCCCATTAATGTCATCAAGTGGATGGGGATTGGAGTAACAGTTACTGGTTTAATTATCCTGGCCTTTACAACGTTAACAGCAGCTCTTATCGGGGCGTTTGGCTGGTTTGTTTATGTCGTGCTGTACACGATGTGGACAAAGCGAAAATATACCATAAATACAGTAGTGGGCAGCTTTTCAGGTGCCGTGCCCCCATTAATTGGCTGGGCTGCTATTGACCCAGGACTCCAGTTAGAAGCGTTAATTTTATTTTTGATTATGTTTATATGGCAAACCCCTCACTTTTTAGCACTTGCTATGAAAAAGAGGGATGACTATAAAGCAGCGGGTATTCCTATGCTTCCTGTCGTTCATGGTTTTGAAATGACGAAGCGGCAGATTGTTGTCTATGTAGCCTGCCTATTACCATTGCCTATATATCTGGCATCATTGGGAAGTATATTCCTGACGATTGCAATTGCCCTTTCAGCTGGCTGGCTTGTACTGGGAATTGCAGGGTTCTTTATGAAGAATGATGAGAAGTGGGCGACATGGATGTTTGTTTATTCTTTAAACTATCTGACCATCCTATTTTTAACAATGGTATTAGTTACGCTGCCATTTCCTTATTAA
- the pyc gene encoding pyruvate carboxylase: protein MEKLKKINKVLVANRGEIAIRVFRACTELNIRTVAVYSQEDTGSYHRYKADEAYLVGKGKKPIDAYLDIEGIIEIAKSVGVDAIHPGYGFLSENIQFARRCEEEGIIFIGPHSEHLNMFGDKVKAREQAIAANIPVIPGSDGPVSGIEEIRSFGRDHGYPLMIKAAMGGGGRGMRVVRSEETLEDSYDRARSEAKAAFGSDDVYVEKLIEKPKHIEVQILGDAHGNIVHLYERDCSVQRRHQKVVEIAPSVSLTDELRESICRAAVQLMENISYINAGTVEFLVTGDEYFFIEVNPRVQVEHTITEMITGVDIVQSQIMIAEGYNLHEAPLSIPHQNDIFTHGYAIQSRVTTEDPLNNFMPDTGKIMAYRSGGGFGVRLDAGNGFQGSIISPYYDSLLVKVSTWALSFDQAAKKMVRNLKEFRIRGIKTNIPFLENVIQHKQFLNGEYDTTFIDSSPELFVFPKRKDRGTKMLSYIADRTINGLDGEGPRKKPAFDEQRIPKIKHSEPFPEGTKQILDERGPEGLAAWLKDQKEVLLTDTTFRDAHQSLLATRIRTKDLETITEPTVRLLPNLFSLEMWGGATFDVSYRFLNEDPWERLLKLRDKAPNVLFQMLLRASNAVGYKNYPDNLIKEFVEKSSNAGIDVFRIFDSLNWLEGMKLAIDSVRENNKVAEASVCYTGDILDSSRPKYDLKYYQNAAKELQKAGAHILGIKDMAGLLKPEAAYQLISTLKETIDIPIHLHTHDTSGNGIFTYARAIEAGVDVVDVAAGTMAGLTSQPSASSLYHALQGSERKPNVDIKAYEELGHYWEDTRKYYSDFESGMMAPHTEVYHHEMPGGQYSNLQQQARAVGLGDRWDEVKHMYRRVNDMFGDIVKVTPSSKVVGDMALFMVQNDLTEDEVFERGESLAFPDSVVELFQGYLGQPYGGFPAELQRIILKGREPIQVRPGVLLEPVDFKDVQETLFHKLGRQVTSFDVISHALYPKVYMDYQRFLQQYGDMSALDTPTFLYGMRLGEEIEVEIEQGKTLIVKLVSIGEAQIDGTRTVYFELNGQPREVVIKDNNVTSTVEERPKADKSNEKHIGASMPGTVLKVIAEKGEKVKKGDHLMITEAMKMETTVQAPFDGVIKNIYIQSNEAIHVGDLLIEFE from the coding sequence ATGGAGAAGTTAAAAAAGATTAATAAAGTTCTTGTAGCTAACCGCGGAGAAATCGCAATTCGGGTTTTTAGAGCCTGTACTGAATTAAATATTCGTACAGTCGCGGTGTATTCCCAAGAAGATACAGGTTCCTACCACCGTTATAAAGCCGATGAAGCTTATTTAGTAGGGAAAGGAAAAAAACCGATCGACGCCTATTTAGATATTGAAGGCATCATTGAAATTGCTAAAAGCGTGGGAGTAGATGCTATTCACCCCGGCTATGGATTTCTATCGGAAAACATTCAGTTTGCAAGGCGCTGTGAAGAAGAAGGCATTATTTTTATCGGGCCTCATAGTGAACACTTGAACATGTTTGGTGATAAAGTCAAAGCAAGAGAACAGGCGATCGCTGCGAATATTCCGGTAATTCCGGGAAGTGACGGTCCGGTAAGCGGAATAGAAGAAATCCGTTCATTTGGAAGAGACCACGGTTATCCACTTATGATCAAGGCTGCTATGGGCGGCGGGGGACGAGGCATGAGGGTCGTCCGCAGTGAAGAGACGCTCGAAGACAGCTATGACCGCGCCCGATCTGAAGCGAAAGCTGCATTTGGCAGTGATGATGTATACGTTGAGAAATTGATTGAGAAACCAAAACATATTGAAGTTCAAATTTTAGGAGATGCTCATGGTAACATCGTGCACCTATATGAAAGAGACTGCTCGGTCCAGCGTCGTCATCAGAAAGTCGTCGAGATCGCACCGAGTGTATCGTTAACAGATGAATTACGGGAGAGTATCTGTCGGGCTGCGGTACAGCTTATGGAGAATATCTCTTACATAAATGCCGGTACCGTTGAATTTCTCGTAACAGGCGATGAATACTTCTTTATTGAAGTAAACCCGCGCGTCCAGGTGGAACACACCATCACAGAAATGATTACCGGAGTAGATATCGTTCAGTCACAGATTATGATTGCCGAAGGCTACAATTTGCATGAGGCGCCGTTGTCCATTCCTCATCAGAACGATATCTTCACCCATGGATACGCTATTCAATCACGAGTAACGACGGAAGATCCATTAAATAACTTCATGCCAGATACCGGGAAAATTATGGCCTATCGTTCTGGCGGCGGTTTTGGGGTTCGTTTGGATGCCGGCAACGGTTTTCAGGGTTCTATAATTTCTCCGTATTATGACTCCCTGCTTGTTAAAGTATCTACATGGGCTTTAAGTTTTGACCAGGCCGCTAAGAAGATGGTGAGAAACCTTAAAGAGTTCCGTATCCGCGGAATTAAAACCAATATTCCTTTCTTAGAAAATGTTATCCAGCATAAACAATTTTTGAATGGTGAATACGATACAACGTTTATTGACAGTTCTCCGGAGCTTTTCGTATTTCCGAAACGAAAAGACCGGGGAACGAAAATGCTCTCTTATATTGCTGACCGCACCATCAATGGTTTAGATGGAGAGGGACCGAGGAAAAAGCCGGCTTTTGATGAGCAGCGTATTCCTAAAATAAAACATTCCGAGCCGTTCCCTGAAGGGACAAAACAAATCCTTGATGAACGCGGGCCTGAAGGTCTTGCTGCCTGGCTGAAGGATCAGAAGGAAGTACTTTTAACCGATACGACGTTTAGAGATGCTCACCAATCTCTGCTGGCCACAAGAATCAGAACGAAGGATCTGGAGACGATCACTGAGCCAACAGTCCGCCTGCTTCCTAATCTTTTCTCATTAGAAATGTGGGGCGGAGCAACATTTGATGTGTCTTATCGATTTCTGAATGAAGATCCGTGGGAGCGGCTTCTGAAGCTTAGGGATAAAGCGCCGAATGTTTTATTCCAAATGCTGCTGAGAGCATCGAATGCGGTTGGGTATAAAAATTATCCGGATAATTTAATTAAAGAATTCGTAGAGAAAAGCTCAAATGCAGGCATAGATGTCTTTAGGATCTTCGACAGCCTCAACTGGCTAGAGGGCATGAAGCTGGCGATTGATTCTGTAAGGGAAAATAACAAAGTTGCTGAAGCCTCCGTCTGTTATACAGGAGACATTTTAGACAGCTCCCGTCCAAAATATGACCTTAAATATTATCAAAACGCAGCGAAAGAACTGCAGAAGGCGGGCGCTCACATTTTGGGCATTAAAGATATGGCCGGTTTACTAAAACCGGAAGCTGCGTATCAGCTGATTTCGACCTTAAAGGAAACCATTGATATTCCGATTCACCTCCATACACATGATACGAGCGGAAATGGAATATTCACCTATGCAAGAGCGATTGAAGCAGGTGTCGATGTTGTTGACGTAGCGGCAGGCACGATGGCCGGGTTGACTTCTCAGCCCAGCGCCAGCAGCTTATACCATGCCCTTCAAGGCAGCGAGAGAAAGCCGAATGTGGATATTAAAGCTTATGAAGAGCTCGGTCATTACTGGGAAGATACTCGGAAATACTACAGTGATTTTGAAAGCGGCATGATGGCTCCCCACACTGAGGTTTATCATCACGAAATGCCGGGCGGACAGTACAGCAACCTGCAGCAGCAGGCACGCGCTGTTGGTTTAGGAGACCGCTGGGATGAAGTTAAGCATATGTACCGCCGGGTGAATGATATGTTTGGGGACATTGTCAAAGTTACTCCATCTTCAAAAGTCGTCGGAGATATGGCACTGTTTATGGTGCAGAATGATTTGACAGAGGATGAGGTTTTTGAACGAGGCGAGTCACTGGCATTCCCTGACAGCGTAGTAGAACTGTTCCAGGGCTATCTTGGCCAGCCATATGGCGGTTTTCCTGCTGAACTTCAGAGAATCATTTTAAAAGGCCGTGAACCCATTCAGGTACGTCCAGGAGTATTGCTTGAGCCGGTGGATTTCAAAGATGTCCAGGAAACACTTTTCCATAAACTGGGCCGTCAAGTTACAAGTTTTGATGTAATTAGCCATGCGTTATATCCTAAGGTATATATGGATTATCAAAGATTCCTTCAGCAATATGGCGATATGTCTGCTCTTGATACCCCGACCTTCTTATACGGAATGCGGTTAGGTGAAGAAATCGAGGTTGAGATCGAGCAGGGGAAAACACTGATTGTGAAGCTGGTTTCGATAGGTGAAGCTCAAATAGACGGAACCCGCACGGTTTATTTCGAGCTTAATGGACAGCCTAGGGAAGTCGTCATTAAAGATAATAATGTTACTTCAACAGTTGAGGAACGCCCAAAAGCCGATAAATCAAATGAGAAGCATATCGGAGCCAGCATGCCTGGAACGGTACTTAAAGTTATCGCGGAAAAAGGCGAAAAAGTTAAGAAAGGTGATCACTTAATGATCACAGAAGCGATGAAAATGGAAACAACCGTCCAGGCACCGTTTGACGGAGTCATTAAGAATATTTACATTCAAAGCAACGAAGCGATTCACGTCGGAGACTTATTGATTGAATTTGAATAA
- the ftsW gene encoding putative lipid II flippase FtsW — protein MIQRLKTYDFTLLFAPIALVAFGTVMVYSASIVYGPVRFGVDSNFFLIKQMQWGFAGIVLMILVSLFPYRHLKRLSKILVLLMTLSLVGLFFFGQTVNNAQSWYNLGFINFQPAEFAKVGIIIYLAAVYAKKQSYIENFTKAVVPPLIVTGFLLGLIVMQPDVGSAAVLGMIASVVIICSGIKWKHILVLTSITIGLIVLAGTQLATDERISRFTGAFQPFATPDGDGYQLVQSYVAIGTGGLLGEGLGQGVQKLGYLPEPHTDFIMAVIAEELGFLGVAVTIGLLSLIVLRGLFISWKCRDPFGALLAIGISAMFAVQSFINLGAMSGLLPITGVTLPLVSYGGSSMLIMMLALGILNNVARTVKVKEAERQETYEPLRQPVHRTNNQGVRSWRS, from the coding sequence ATGATACAACGTTTAAAAACCTATGACTTTACGTTATTGTTTGCACCGATTGCTTTAGTGGCATTTGGAACAGTTATGGTGTACAGCGCGAGTATAGTCTATGGACCTGTACGATTTGGAGTGGACAGTAATTTTTTTCTAATCAAGCAGATGCAGTGGGGATTTGCCGGCATAGTACTCATGATATTGGTTTCGCTCTTTCCGTATCGTCATTTAAAACGGTTATCAAAGATTCTGGTTTTACTGATGACGTTATCCTTAGTAGGATTATTCTTCTTTGGTCAGACTGTAAATAATGCCCAATCATGGTACAACCTCGGTTTTATAAACTTTCAGCCGGCTGAGTTTGCTAAGGTAGGCATAATCATCTACCTTGCCGCTGTGTATGCGAAAAAACAAAGCTATATTGAAAATTTCACAAAAGCCGTAGTACCTCCACTTATCGTTACAGGCTTTCTGCTGGGCCTCATTGTTATGCAGCCTGATGTAGGTTCAGCTGCTGTTTTAGGAATGATCGCAAGCGTTGTTATTATTTGTTCCGGAATTAAGTGGAAGCATATCCTCGTGCTTACCTCTATTACTATAGGACTTATCGTTTTAGCGGGCACCCAGTTGGCCACTGATGAAAGAATTTCCCGCTTTACGGGGGCATTTCAACCTTTTGCGACTCCTGATGGAGATGGGTATCAGCTCGTGCAGTCTTATGTAGCTATTGGAACTGGAGGGCTGCTTGGAGAAGGACTGGGGCAGGGTGTTCAGAAGCTTGGCTACCTCCCAGAACCTCATACAGATTTTATTATGGCAGTTATTGCTGAGGAGCTCGGGTTTTTAGGGGTTGCTGTGACAATCGGGCTTTTATCACTCATCGTTTTAAGAGGGCTGTTCATTTCGTGGAAGTGCCGGGATCCCTTTGGTGCGTTATTAGCCATCGGAATTTCCGCTATGTTTGCCGTTCAGTCCTTTATTAACTTGGGTGCCATGAGCGGACTTCTGCCAATTACCGGGGTAACTCTGCCGCTTGTAAGCTATGGCGGATCTTCAATGCTTATTATGATGCTGGCATTAGGAATCTTAAACAATGTAGCCCGGACCGTAAAAGTGAAAGAAGCAGAGAGACAAGAAACCTATGAACCTTTAAGACAACCTGTACATCGCACTAACAACCAAGGAGTGAGATCATGGAGAAGTTAA
- a CDS encoding DUF1507 family protein gives MLSDVAVDHREKAYALLKADADKILQLIKVQMDNLTMPQCPLYEEVLDTQMFGLSREIHFAVRLDLISEEEGRLILDNLEKQLNVLHEAAQNS, from the coding sequence ATGTTGTCTGATGTGGCTGTGGATCACCGTGAAAAGGCCTATGCCCTTCTAAAAGCTGATGCTGATAAAATATTACAATTAATAAAAGTTCAGATGGATAATCTGACGATGCCTCAATGTCCTTTATACGAAGAAGTTTTAGATACACAGATGTTTGGACTCTCCCGTGAAATTCATTTTGCGGTTCGTCTTGACTTAATCAGTGAAGAAGAAGGCAGATTAATCTTAGATAATTTAGAGAAGCAGTTGAATGTCTTGCATGAAGCCGCTCAAAATTCGTGA
- the glsA gene encoding glutaminase A translates to MIDKLDKETLEAWLDNVSSYAEDGRVADYIPALSKRDPNELAASIYYLDGDCVKAGKVDCCFTLQSISKVLSLALALIDNGEDYVFDRVGMEPTGDPFHSIYRLEQHRPSKPLNPMINAGALAVSDMIRGGSIEEKVGRLLSFLHELTDDHTIQVNEGVADSEYETAFLNRSLLYYLKQHGVIAGDVEETLKVYTHQCSIDVNVQSLSKIGAVFANEGRDLNSGRQIIPKHLARICKTFMVTCGMYDASGSFAIKVGLPAKSGVSGGVMASLNGFGGIAVYGPALDDKGNSVVGLKLLEVLSNRYDLSIF, encoded by the coding sequence ATGATTGATAAACTTGATAAAGAAACCTTGGAGGCCTGGCTCGATAATGTCAGTTCCTATGCTGAAGACGGCAGAGTTGCAGATTATATTCCTGCCTTGTCGAAAAGAGACCCTAATGAGCTGGCCGCTTCAATTTATTATTTAGACGGAGATTGTGTTAAGGCTGGGAAAGTGGATTGCTGTTTTACCCTTCAAAGTATATCAAAAGTGCTTTCACTGGCTCTGGCTTTAATTGATAATGGAGAAGATTATGTATTTGACCGAGTAGGGATGGAACCGACCGGAGACCCGTTTCATTCCATTTACCGCTTAGAACAGCACAGACCTTCCAAACCATTAAATCCGATGATTAATGCAGGAGCACTGGCAGTTTCTGATATGATTCGCGGAGGTTCAATAGAGGAGAAAGTCGGCCGTCTGCTCAGCTTCCTGCATGAGTTGACGGACGATCATACGATCCAAGTTAATGAGGGAGTAGCTGACTCTGAATACGAGACAGCTTTCTTGAACCGCTCGCTTCTTTACTATCTTAAACAGCATGGAGTCATTGCCGGTGACGTAGAAGAAACGTTAAAAGTGTATACCCACCAATGCTCCATTGACGTTAATGTCCAGAGTCTTTCCAAAATCGGCGCGGTCTTTGCCAACGAGGGGAGAGATTTAAATTCCGGCCGGCAGATAATACCGAAACACCTGGCGAGAATCTGTAAAACGTTTATGGTGACCTGCGGCATGTACGATGCTTCAGGATCATTTGCCATCAAAGTCGGTCTTCCGGCAAAGAGCGGAGTGTCCGGCGGGGTGATGGCCTCCTTGAACGGTTTTGGAGGGATCGCAGTCTATGGTCCTGCCCTTGATGATAAAGGAAATAGTGTCGTTGGTCTGAAATTATTGGAGGTATTATCGAACCGATATGATCTCTCTATTTTTTAA
- a CDS encoding YhcN/YlaJ family sporulation lipoprotein, producing the protein MRYLFILFAFAALTACQQQEQESLLQEKEGSTHMQYVSNSDPVKREKKNTQQIARHLAKLAVEVPDVKDATALVVGNYAVVGIDVDKDLDRSEVGVIKFSTAEALKDDPYGKEAMIIADADGVERIRELGDKMAEGHPVEAITNELSQIVSRYLPEGPIQQTPSDKEEKSESVPEKEQDKLNNIQKEQSSDQ; encoded by the coding sequence ATGAGATACCTTTTTATATTATTTGCATTCGCTGCACTTACAGCTTGTCAGCAGCAGGAACAGGAATCACTTTTACAGGAAAAAGAAGGAAGCACTCATATGCAGTACGTCTCTAATTCGGATCCTGTGAAGCGAGAAAAGAAAAACACACAGCAGATCGCCCGCCATCTTGCAAAGCTTGCTGTAGAGGTCCCAGATGTTAAAGACGCCACTGCCCTCGTCGTCGGTAATTATGCCGTCGTTGGTATTGATGTCGATAAGGACTTGGATCGTTCAGAAGTCGGGGTGATTAAGTTTTCAACAGCAGAAGCCCTTAAAGACGATCCCTACGGAAAAGAAGCAATGATCATCGCGGACGCTGACGGTGTTGAAAGAATTCGTGAATTGGGCGATAAAATGGCGGAAGGCCATCCTGTCGAAGCCATTACTAATGAATTGAGCCAAATTGTCTCCAGGTATTTACCGGAAGGTCCGATCCAGCAGACACCTTCAGATAAAGAGGAGAAAAGCGAATCGGTTCCAGAAAAAGAGCAAGATAAATTAAATAATATTCAAAAAGAGCAATCAAGCGATCAATAA
- a CDS encoding YlaI family protein: MRVKCVLCDSIENIDSFSLQAKRLRNRRITTYMCPSCNERIKEKTEKRLSTGNFRFNREIKRERHLS, from the coding sequence ATGCGTGTAAAATGTGTATTATGCGATTCTATAGAAAACATTGACAGTTTCAGCTTGCAGGCCAAACGATTGCGCAATCGCAGGATCACCACATATATGTGCCCTTCCTGCAATGAGAGAATTAAAGAAAAAACTGAAAAGCGTCTTAGTACAGGCAACTTTCGTTTTAATAGAGAAATTAAAAGAGAACGCCATTTATCATAA
- a CDS encoding YlaH-like family protein, whose protein sequence is MKATTIIEVPTDLWPIADLFFQGMGSEVNLNDEGEVALLFRSFFMLYLITVVLAIITFKLGFARKLPLIKNIVVYTVLIIGTFLLTLILGLNLPIAESLVVAALILGIYRFRLHKERSGRQQEQT, encoded by the coding sequence ATGAAAGCTACGACAATAATTGAAGTGCCGACCGACCTTTGGCCGATCGCGGATCTATTTTTCCAGGGGATGGGCAGTGAAGTGAATTTAAATGATGAGGGAGAAGTTGCTTTATTGTTCCGCTCCTTTTTCATGTTATATTTAATCACTGTCGTTCTGGCTATAATTACTTTTAAATTAGGGTTTGCACGGAAACTTCCATTGATCAAAAATATCGTTGTCTATACGGTTCTAATCATCGGTACTTTCTTACTTACATTAATACTTGGACTGAATTTACCAATTGCAGAAAGCTTAGTCGTAGCCGCCTTAATTCTTGGCATCTACAGATTTCGGCTTCATAAAGAACGCTCAGGAAGACAACAGGAGCAGACATAA
- a CDS encoding DUF5325 family protein, whose translation MKNINFRNLILASIVILCFVFVGFALGQKIFWLACLFLVLGFALMGVGISHNKKQNAH comes from the coding sequence ATGAAAAACATTAATTTCCGTAACCTTATATTAGCCTCCATCGTGATTCTATGTTTCGTATTTGTAGGGTTTGCTCTTGGTCAGAAGATCTTCTGGCTCGCCTGCTTATTCTTAGTACTGGGCTTCGCTCTTATGGGTGTTGGTATTTCTCACAATAAGAAGCAGAATGCCCATTAG
- a CDS encoding inositol monophosphatase family protein, protein MDNRERNELFETAKSFIREAGTTIREKIDKPRTIETKSNADDLVTEMDQETERYFAEQIKSHFPDHRLFGEEGFGDEIENLKGLVWIVDPIDGTMNFVHQKRNFAISVGIYKDGVGEIGLIYDVMDDILYTALRGEGAYKDGKKLEINSYKKPIEQSILCLNTTWLLPENRHVEHEGIHNLVKKIRSTRSYGSAALEFAYVAEGIIDGYLSLTLMPWDVAAGAIIVHEAGGIVTTAEGKDIDMLNRTTIMASHPDIHKEVVENYVELKQ, encoded by the coding sequence ATGGATAATAGAGAAAGAAACGAACTATTTGAAACCGCAAAATCATTTATTCGTGAAGCAGGAACGACAATCAGAGAAAAGATTGACAAACCAAGAACAATCGAAACAAAATCTAACGCCGATGATTTAGTAACTGAAATGGATCAGGAGACGGAGCGTTATTTCGCTGAACAGATTAAGTCCCACTTTCCGGACCACCGCCTGTTTGGAGAAGAAGGTTTCGGGGATGAAATTGAAAACCTTAAAGGACTGGTGTGGATTGTGGATCCGATTGACGGAACAATGAATTTCGTTCACCAGAAAAGAAATTTTGCCATCTCTGTTGGGATTTATAAGGATGGAGTAGGTGAAATCGGACTGATTTATGATGTGATGGACGATATTTTATATACAGCTCTCCGCGGGGAAGGTGCCTATAAAGATGGGAAGAAACTCGAAATCAACTCTTACAAAAAGCCTATTGAGCAATCAATTCTCTGTTTAAATACGACTTGGCTTCTTCCTGAGAACCGTCATGTTGAGCACGAAGGGATTCATAACTTAGTAAAAAAAATCCGCAGCACAAGGTCTTACGGGTCTGCAGCTTTAGAATTTGCTTATGTTGCAGAAGGCATTATAGACGGCTATCTGTCACTGACATTAATGCCGTGGGATGTGGCAGCCGGTGCGATTATCGTGCATGAAGCGGGAGGGATTGTTACTACCGCTGAAGGAAAAGACATCGATATGTTAAATCGGACAACCATTATGGCATCCCACCCTGATATCCATAAAGAAGTCGTTGAGAATTATGTAGAACTTAAGCAATAA
- a CDS encoding YktB family protein, with protein MSQFTGFTQKDFDVFSIPGLEERMEALRENISPKLEVIASELAGDLSVQTGDEMFVHVAKHARRTTNPPNDTWAAIASSKRGYKKLPHFQIGLWGSHVFVWFAVIYESPIKEDYARTLLENKTEVLSLVPDSFVWSLDHTKEDAIPHKEVDKDKFEQMADRLKNVKKSELLCGIQIDRSDDILQKPEEFISLCRNTFETLLPLYRFAQK; from the coding sequence ATGAGTCAGTTTACTGGATTTACCCAAAAAGATTTTGACGTATTCTCCATTCCAGGTCTTGAAGAAAGAATGGAAGCATTACGCGAAAATATTTCTCCTAAGCTTGAAGTCATTGCCTCCGAGCTGGCTGGTGACCTCAGTGTCCAGACAGGAGATGAAATGTTTGTCCATGTAGCCAAGCACGCCAGAAGAACAACCAACCCTCCCAATGATACATGGGCCGCGATTGCCTCAAGCAAGAGAGGGTATAAGAAACTTCCTCATTTTCAAATCGGCCTGTGGGGCTCCCATGTGTTTGTCTGGTTTGCTGTCATCTATGAAAGCCCTATTAAGGAAGATTATGCCCGTACGCTGTTAGAAAACAAGACTGAAGTTCTGTCTTTAGTTCCTGATTCATTCGTCTGGTCTTTAGATCATACAAAAGAAGATGCAATTCCCCACAAGGAAGTGGACAAAGATAAATTCGAACAAATGGCTGATCGTTTGAAAAACGTTAAGAAATCTGAACTGTTATGCGGAATTCAGATTGACCGCAGTGATGACATCCTGCAAAAACCTGAAGAGTTTATCTCTTTATGCAGAAATACATTTGAAACTTTACTTCCTTTATATCGTTTCGCCCAAAAATAA
- a CDS encoding UPF0223 family protein, giving the protein MSYNYPIDEIHWSKEEIIDVVNFYSMVEKAYESGVKTDELLLAYSRFKQIVPSKSEEKKLCGQFEKESGYSCYRTVKKAKSLGKGEKFNMQK; this is encoded by the coding sequence ATGAGCTACAATTATCCAATAGATGAAATTCACTGGTCGAAGGAAGAAATTATCGACGTTGTAAATTTTTACTCTATGGTGGAGAAGGCATATGAGTCCGGCGTGAAGACGGACGAGCTGCTTTTGGCTTATAGCCGTTTTAAGCAGATTGTTCCCTCAAAGAGCGAGGAAAAGAAGCTGTGCGGCCAGTTTGAAAAGGAATCCGGCTATTCATGTTATAGAACCGTGAAAAAAGCTAAGAGCCTTGGCAAAGGTGAAAAGTTCAATATGCAAAAATAA